One genomic segment of Panicum virgatum strain AP13 chromosome 2N, P.virgatum_v5, whole genome shotgun sequence includes these proteins:
- the LOC120662240 gene encoding uncharacterized protein LOC120662240 isoform X1, with the protein MADCNANSSTSATMGEEVFVEKKYGGMAPKKPLISKDHERAYFDSADWVLGKQAANSTGARAAIESLKPKLKVSIEQCACQRRDFHLSCLHVRFIKLYCLCVSFACRGRPISSFPLASRPARPAESQWKGVVPSIFYIYWEIYMMVKRACIIRRRGELISYYLSEETCMHLAC; encoded by the exons ATGGCGGACTGCAATGCCAACTCATCGACGTCGGCGACCATGGGAGAAGAG GTTTTCGTTGAGAAGAAGTACGGAGGAATGGCACCTAAGAAGCCTCTGATTTCAAAG GATCACGAGCGCGCCTATTTTGATTCTGCAGACTGGGTCCTTGGCAAG CAAGCTGCAAACAGCACTGGCGCACGGGCTGCTATCGAATCCTTGAAGCCGAAGTTAAAGGTGAGTATAGAGCAATGCGCATGCCAGCGCCGTGATTTTCATCTCAGCTGCTTGCACGTACGTTTTATCAAGTTGTATTGTTTGTGTGTTTCTTTTGCGTGCAGAGGACGGCCCATCAGCAGCTTCCCCCTCGCAAGCCGACCTGCGCGTCCAGCTGAATCTCAGTGGAAAG GGGTTGTCCCATCTATATTTTATATATACTGGGAGATATATATGATGGTGAAGAGAGCATGCATTATCAGAAGAAGAGGTGAATTGATTAGTTATTACTTATCAGAAGAAACCTGCATGCATCTGGCTTGTTGA
- the LOC120662240 gene encoding uncharacterized protein LOC120662240 isoform X2 produces MADCNANSSTSATMGEEVFVEKKYGGMAPKKPLISKDHERAYFDSADWVLGKQAANSTGARAAIESLKPKLKRTAHQQLPPRKPTCASS; encoded by the exons ATGGCGGACTGCAATGCCAACTCATCGACGTCGGCGACCATGGGAGAAGAG GTTTTCGTTGAGAAGAAGTACGGAGGAATGGCACCTAAGAAGCCTCTGATTTCAAAG GATCACGAGCGCGCCTATTTTGATTCTGCAGACTGGGTCCTTGGCAAG CAAGCTGCAAACAGCACTGGCGCACGGGCTGCTATCGAATCCTTGAAGCCGAAGTTAAAG AGGACGGCCCATCAGCAGCTTCCCCCTCGCAAGCCGACCTGCGCGTCCAGCTGA